The following coding sequences are from one Gemmatimonadales bacterium window:
- a CDS encoding PD40 domain-containing protein, with the protein MTIRNLVVSISLAAVAPLAAQDGGPAPFHIDSLKTPTRLLEFTATEGTWISADVSPDGRRVVFDLLGHLYEMPIEGGNAVALTQGRSFNHLPRYSPDGRQILFTSDRGGKEELWLLVRGTDSVYRFASFDSRTFLGSWSRDGRYAYAGTMDLGARFGATRVDRHGSRVTLLSNAIFGIASHFSEHPNNGKVYFAEAAGPLYQSGYRIRTYDLTTGAVSTYIERPGGAASPLVSPDGNWLAYVHRADLETVLVLHDLATQRERVLVSKLDHDRMESGPGGTYGVYPLMSWTPDGKAIVFSSGGKLNSVELATGAVRAIPFSAPVRRPIVDRLAFEVPLPVDGKVRTRVHRWIQPTDQGVLSEALGDIHLGSGGQVTNLTRSRAFESSPAYDPATKTVYYASWSDDSLGSVWSLPLAGTRRVPARLTTVAASYGGLTLSADGKTLAYLRGAGDLNRGAALEQQSEFTLLVMGPDRTEREVTTLVWRPSNPLAVRVAPAIRFNPAGDRLLVNELERDTLFLREVRLDGQGKRTLFAFPHGARAVVSPDLRWIALREYFRTYLVPMNDAGKMLTVSGFDRQGTAIRVDRDDGEYVDWSPDSKELFWSRGAMLHQKSLADILASRPGSRATDVSFEYQVAVPSGVVALTNARVITMDGTRQVLDNATIVVRNNRIEQVGVGVAAPAGARVFDLRGKTVMPGIVDAHGHYNPDAATLGVIEQEHVGLLANLAYGTTTVYEVYGNHVKDFQVADLQRAGAITGSRLLSTGPPIYGLRYFRPKSYRPIRSQEDADEVVAFNKAYGAAALKDYVHFDRSSRVWLYEAARRAGLNVVSETAADFQMSMTMLMDGVTGLEHTVGMTPMYADVHRLWAATGAGNTPTLIVSYNGPQGETAFHQRDRLWEDPKLLTFFPKNDLIRFRRPTRYFEDDIYAEEMAREIRRLRQAGVSIHVSGHGQMHGLDKHWEMELLARGGFTPLEILETATIASARYLGLGAQIGSIEVGKLADLVILNQNPLDDIRHAKTIDMVMLNGVLYRGSDAGRVHPDPQPPGIQYRMRGSSTGSAQIDRH; encoded by the coding sequence ATGACGATTCGCAACCTGGTCGTATCGATCTCGCTGGCCGCAGTCGCACCGCTTGCCGCGCAGGATGGAGGCCCGGCGCCGTTCCACATCGACTCACTCAAGACGCCGACCCGGCTGCTGGAGTTTACGGCCACGGAAGGAACCTGGATCAGTGCCGACGTCTCACCCGACGGGCGCCGAGTCGTGTTCGATCTGCTTGGACATCTCTATGAGATGCCGATCGAGGGCGGCAACGCCGTCGCTCTGACGCAGGGCCGCTCGTTCAATCACCTCCCGCGTTACAGTCCCGACGGACGCCAGATTCTTTTCACCTCCGATCGCGGCGGGAAAGAGGAGCTCTGGTTGCTGGTGCGCGGCACCGACTCGGTGTATCGGTTTGCCTCGTTCGACAGCCGCACGTTTCTGGGAAGCTGGTCTCGTGATGGACGCTATGCCTACGCCGGCACCATGGATCTCGGCGCCAGGTTCGGCGCCACCCGGGTCGATCGCCACGGATCGCGAGTTACCTTGCTCAGCAACGCGATCTTCGGGATTGCCTCTCACTTCTCCGAGCATCCCAACAACGGCAAGGTCTACTTCGCGGAAGCAGCCGGGCCGCTGTACCAGTCGGGCTATCGGATCAGGACTTACGATCTGACCACCGGTGCAGTCAGCACGTACATCGAACGGCCCGGTGGCGCAGCCAGTCCGCTGGTGTCTCCCGATGGCAACTGGCTGGCCTACGTGCATCGCGCTGACCTCGAAACGGTACTGGTGCTCCACGACCTGGCGACGCAGCGGGAGCGGGTCCTCGTGTCGAAGCTCGACCACGATCGGATGGAGTCCGGACCCGGCGGCACCTACGGCGTCTATCCCCTGATGAGCTGGACGCCCGACGGCAAAGCAATCGTCTTCTCCTCAGGCGGCAAGCTCAACTCGGTCGAGCTGGCGACGGGTGCCGTGCGCGCCATTCCCTTCAGCGCCCCGGTCAGGCGGCCGATCGTCGACCGCCTCGCCTTCGAAGTGCCCCTGCCGGTCGATGGGAAGGTGCGCACCCGGGTACACCGCTGGATCCAGCCGACCGATCAGGGGGTTCTATCGGAGGCCCTGGGCGACATCCACCTCGGGAGCGGCGGGCAGGTCACCAACCTGACCCGCTCTCGAGCGTTCGAGTCGAGCCCTGCCTACGATCCCGCAACCAAAACGGTCTACTACGCCAGCTGGTCCGATGACAGCCTGGGCAGCGTCTGGTCACTTCCGCTTGCTGGAACCCGTCGTGTTCCGGCTCGGCTCACTACGGTTGCAGCCTCGTATGGTGGACTCACGCTCTCGGCGGACGGGAAGACGCTCGCCTATCTGCGGGGCGCCGGCGACCTCAATCGCGGCGCTGCGCTGGAGCAACAAAGCGAGTTCACCTTGCTCGTCATGGGGCCCGATCGGACCGAGCGCGAGGTAACGACCCTCGTTTGGCGACCTTCGAACCCGCTGGCGGTACGGGTTGCGCCAGCCATCCGGTTCAATCCTGCCGGCGACCGCCTTCTCGTAAACGAACTCGAGCGGGACACGCTCTTTCTCCGTGAGGTCCGGCTCGATGGCCAGGGTAAACGGACGCTCTTTGCGTTTCCCCACGGCGCACGGGCGGTGGTGTCGCCTGATCTGCGCTGGATAGCGCTGCGAGAGTACTTCCGGACCTATCTCGTACCGATGAACGATGCAGGTAAGATGTTGACCGTGTCTGGCTTCGACCGGCAGGGAACCGCCATCCGAGTCGACCGGGACGACGGTGAGTACGTCGACTGGAGCCCTGACAGCAAGGAGTTGTTCTGGTCTCGCGGCGCCATGCTGCATCAGAAGTCACTGGCCGACATTCTGGCCTCGCGGCCCGGGTCACGGGCCACCGACGTGTCCTTCGAATACCAGGTGGCGGTGCCGTCCGGCGTGGTGGCGTTGACCAACGCCAGGGTCATTACCATGGATGGTACTCGACAGGTGCTCGACAACGCGACGATCGTCGTGCGGAACAACCGGATCGAGCAGGTCGGGGTCGGTGTCGCGGCGCCTGCAGGTGCTCGCGTCTTTGATCTGCGCGGTAAGACCGTCATGCCGGGGATCGTCGACGCGCATGGCCACTATAATCCCGACGCGGCCACCTTGGGCGTGATCGAGCAGGAGCATGTCGGTCTGCTTGCCAACCTGGCGTATGGCACGACCACGGTATACGAGGTGTACGGCAACCATGTGAAAGATTTCCAGGTTGCCGACCTCCAGCGTGCCGGTGCCATTACGGGTTCCCGGCTGCTCTCGACCGGCCCACCGATCTACGGTCTGCGCTACTTCCGGCCCAAATCGTACCGACCGATCCGTTCTCAGGAGGATGCCGACGAGGTCGTTGCGTTCAACAAGGCCTACGGAGCCGCGGCCCTCAAAGACTACGTTCACTTCGACCGCTCATCCCGTGTCTGGCTCTACGAGGCCGCGCGGCGAGCGGGCCTCAACGTGGTCTCCGAGACCGCCGCAGACTTCCAGATGAGTATGACGATGCTGATGGACGGCGTGACCGGACTCGAGCACACCGTCGGCATGACCCCGATGTACGCGGATGTTCATCGCCTGTGGGCAGCGACCGGAGCCGGCAACACTCCCACGCTGATCGTCTCCTACAACGGGCCGCAGGGAGAGACCGCATTTCATCAGCGAGACCGGCTCTGGGAGGATCCGAAGCTGCTCACCTTCTTTCCAAAGAACGATTTGATTCGCTTCCGTCGGCCGACCCGATACTTCGAAGACGACATTTACGCCGAGGAGATGGCTCGCGAGATCCGGCGCCTCCGACAGGCAGGGGTCTCGATTCACGTCAGTGGACACGGCCAGATGCACGGTCTCGACAAGCACTGGGAGATGGAGCTGTTGGCGCGCGGTGGCTTCACACCCCTCGAGATCCTCGAGACCGCGACCATCGCCAGCGCCCGGTATCTCGGGCTCGGCGCGCAGATCGGTTCGATCGAGGTGGGCAAGCTGGCGGACCTC
- the ggt gene encoding gamma-glutamyltransferase — protein sequence MLLGDPTGAAAQAPKPSLAGRSTVYAPNGAVATSQPLATAAGLAVLERGGNAIDAAVTAAAVLTVVEPMMTGAGGDLFALFWSAKEGRLVGLNASGRSGSLASRKTMLDRGHKAMPASGAELVTVPGALAGWQDLLAKHGTLTLAEALAPAIRIAEQGFPVTPIIAEDWAESASTLDEAGRAAYLPGGVAPKAGEWMTVPDLARSYRLIAKEGIGVFYGGSLGAQIARRVQDLGGFITVDDLKRHTNDWVTPMSVPFKGHRLYELPPNGQGIAALEMLRILEPYDLAAMGHNSADYLHHLIEAKKLAYADLAQFVGDPKTMKVPAEYLLSDGFIAQRRSRLDPARASTQVDPGPALTSSETIYLTTADRDGNMVSFINSIYSLFGSGVVVPGTGIILHNRGGGFTLDEGLPNTFAPNIRPFHTIIPAFVTKIGANGVETPWMSYGVMGGAIQAQGHVQVLLNLLTFGMELQDALDQARFRHFTGVRVGLEWPIPESVRAELKRRGHDVIDLVRGSAGGAQAIIRLDRGYAAASDPRKDGMAAGH from the coding sequence ATGCTGCTCGGTGACCCGACTGGCGCCGCGGCTCAAGCGCCGAAGCCGTCGCTCGCCGGCCGATCGACCGTCTATGCTCCCAATGGCGCGGTGGCCACCAGCCAACCGCTGGCGACCGCGGCCGGCCTCGCTGTGCTCGAACGAGGTGGCAACGCCATCGACGCGGCCGTTACGGCCGCCGCCGTCCTGACGGTCGTCGAGCCGATGATGACGGGTGCGGGCGGCGACCTGTTCGCGCTGTTCTGGTCGGCCAAGGAGGGCCGGCTCGTCGGCCTCAACGCCAGCGGGCGTTCGGGGTCACTGGCGTCGCGAAAGACCATGCTGGACCGCGGCCACAAGGCAATGCCGGCTTCCGGTGCCGAGCTCGTGACGGTGCCCGGAGCGCTGGCCGGTTGGCAGGACCTCCTTGCCAAACATGGGACGCTAACCCTCGCCGAGGCGCTCGCGCCCGCGATCAGGATTGCCGAGCAGGGCTTTCCCGTCACCCCGATCATTGCGGAAGACTGGGCCGAGTCGGCCAGTACCCTCGACGAAGCGGGGCGGGCAGCCTACCTGCCTGGCGGGGTTGCCCCAAAAGCCGGCGAGTGGATGACGGTCCCCGACCTGGCGCGCAGCTACCGGTTGATTGCCAAGGAAGGAATCGGTGTCTTCTACGGCGGTTCTCTCGGTGCGCAGATCGCTCGGCGGGTGCAGGATCTGGGCGGGTTCATCACCGTCGACGACCTGAAGCGTCATACCAACGATTGGGTGACCCCGATGTCGGTGCCGTTCAAGGGGCACCGACTCTACGAGCTGCCGCCGAACGGCCAGGGCATCGCGGCGCTGGAGATGCTGCGCATCCTGGAGCCCTATGATCTGGCGGCCATGGGGCACAACTCCGCCGACTATCTCCATCACCTGATCGAAGCCAAGAAACTGGCCTATGCCGACTTGGCCCAGTTCGTCGGCGATCCCAAGACCATGAAGGTACCGGCCGAGTATCTCTTGTCGGACGGGTTCATCGCGCAGCGCAGGTCTCGGCTCGATCCCGCCCGCGCGTCGACGCAAGTCGATCCTGGTCCTGCCCTGACCTCGAGTGAGACGATCTACCTCACCACTGCGGATCGCGACGGCAACATGGTGTCGTTCATCAACAGCATCTACTCCCTGTTCGGTTCCGGCGTCGTCGTTCCGGGTACGGGCATCATCCTGCACAACCGTGGCGGCGGGTTTACGCTCGATGAGGGACTGCCTAACACGTTTGCCCCGAACATCCGCCCGTTTCATACCATCATTCCCGCCTTTGTGACCAAGATCGGCGCGAATGGCGTTGAGACACCGTGGATGAGTTATGGTGTCATGGGTGGCGCGATCCAGGCGCAGGGACATGTCCAGGTCCTGCTCAACCTGCTCACCTTCGGCATGGAACTGCAGGACGCGCTCGACCAGGCAAGGTTCCGGCATTTCACTGGCGTGCGGGTTGGCCTCGAATGGCCCATTCCGGAGTCGGTTCGGGCCGAGCTCAAGCGACGCGGGCATGACGTGATCGACCTGGTCCGGGGCTCGGCCGGAGGGGCGCAGGCAATCATTCGGCTGGATCGAGGCTACGCCGCAGCCTCCGATCCGCGCAAAGACGGCATGGCGGCGGGGCACTGA
- a CDS encoding NAD(P)-dependent oxidoreductase: MADETALECELSEPTPDLIEAMRRIEGDIVILGAGGKMGPTLAQLAVRASDASGNRRQIVAVARFSDPGARLAIEAAGARCIRADLLDTDLNGLPDAPNVIFMAGQKFGTTGDTARTWAVNALLPGLVVTRYRGARLVVFSTGNVYPFWPLESEGPTESDPVGPVGEYAQSALARERIFEYAGERHGTRSAILRINYAIEPRYGVLRDIADRVRRREPISLAMGRVNVIWQRDANAIALRALEYVAAPPFVINVTGRPALSVRSLAERFGARWGVDPVFRGAEEPSALLSNASLMERVFGPPSVDVEAMVDRIVRWVDSGGRSLGKPTRFEERRGAF; this comes from the coding sequence ATGGCCGACGAGACCGCGCTGGAATGTGAGCTGTCCGAGCCGACCCCGGATCTGATCGAGGCGATGCGCCGGATCGAGGGCGACATCGTCATTCTGGGCGCCGGCGGCAAGATGGGGCCGACCTTAGCGCAGCTGGCGGTTCGGGCTTCGGATGCCTCCGGCAATCGGCGACAGATCGTGGCCGTCGCGCGTTTCAGCGATCCCGGCGCACGCTTGGCCATCGAGGCCGCGGGAGCCCGATGCATCAGGGCCGACCTGCTCGACACCGATCTGAACGGTCTGCCCGACGCCCCCAACGTGATCTTCATGGCCGGACAGAAGTTCGGCACCACGGGCGACACCGCGCGCACCTGGGCGGTCAATGCCCTGCTCCCCGGCCTGGTGGTCACCCGCTACCGGGGAGCGCGCCTGGTGGTGTTCTCGACGGGTAATGTCTATCCGTTCTGGCCCCTGGAGAGTGAGGGGCCGACCGAGAGCGATCCGGTCGGCCCGGTCGGCGAGTATGCCCAGTCCGCGCTCGCGCGAGAGCGGATTTTCGAGTATGCTGGCGAGAGGCACGGCACCCGGTCCGCGATCCTTCGCATCAACTACGCGATCGAGCCGCGTTACGGGGTGCTCCGGGACATTGCCGATCGGGTCCGTCGCCGGGAACCGATCAGCCTCGCCATGGGTCGCGTCAACGTGATCTGGCAGCGGGACGCCAATGCCATCGCGCTTCGGGCGCTCGAGTATGTGGCGGCACCGCCGTTCGTCATCAACGTCACCGGACGACCGGCCCTGTCGGTTCGCTCGCTGGCGGAGCGCTTCGGCGCCCGGTGGGGCGTTGACCCCGTCTTCAGGGGTGCGGAAGAGCCCTCGGCGCTGTTGTCGAATGCGTCACTCATGGAACGTGTGTTCGGACCGCCCTCGGTCGACGTCGAAGCCATGGTCGACCGGATCGTCCGGTGGGTCGACAGCGGCGGGCGCTCGCTTGGCAAGCCGACCCGTTTTGAAGAACGGAGGGGCGCATTTTGA
- a CDS encoding dihydrodipicolinate synthase family protein, whose translation MSNRIAEVRAALLEGGVIPAHPLALTRTGKLDERRQLALTRYYRDAGAAGVAVGVHTTQFAIRRRGIDLYGPVLSLAADVIRRRKQAGRFIGIAGIVGDTRQALHEATVARTLGYDAGLLSLGGLDDWTDSALIRHARAVGEALPLVGFYLQPAAGGRQLGYRFWRRFAELEAVVAIKVAPFDRYATLDVVRAVVESGRAAEIALYTGNDDNIVADLTTPFWLRDDQGEWRTVRMVGGLLGHWAYWTRRAVQLVERCRAAVDGIPADLLALSAATTDVNAAIFDAANGYRGCIPGIHEVLRRQGLLATTRCLDERERLSPGQSREVDRVLAAYPFLNDDEFVAEGLDRWLDH comes from the coding sequence ATGTCAAACCGCATAGCCGAGGTTCGCGCTGCGCTGCTCGAAGGTGGTGTGATTCCAGCCCATCCCCTGGCGCTGACCCGGACCGGCAAGCTCGACGAGCGCCGCCAGCTGGCGCTGACTCGATACTATCGTGACGCTGGGGCGGCAGGCGTGGCGGTCGGTGTACACACGACACAGTTCGCGATTCGGCGACGTGGAATCGACCTCTACGGTCCGGTCCTTTCTCTTGCCGCGGATGTGATCCGACGCCGGAAGCAGGCGGGCCGCTTCATCGGCATCGCCGGTATCGTGGGCGATACCCGCCAGGCCCTCCACGAGGCGACCGTGGCCCGAACCCTCGGCTACGATGCCGGGCTGCTCAGCCTTGGCGGACTCGACGATTGGACCGATTCGGCACTGATCCGGCATGCGCGCGCTGTGGGCGAGGCCCTACCGCTCGTCGGCTTCTATCTGCAACCGGCGGCAGGTGGCCGCCAGCTGGGCTACCGTTTCTGGCGACGGTTCGCCGAGCTCGAGGCCGTGGTTGCCATCAAGGTCGCTCCGTTCGATCGGTACGCGACCCTCGATGTGGTGCGCGCGGTGGTCGAGTCGGGCCGAGCCGCGGAGATCGCGCTGTACACGGGTAACGATGACAATATCGTTGCCGACCTGACAACGCCCTTCTGGCTCCGGGATGACCAGGGCGAGTGGCGCACCGTCCGGATGGTGGGTGGCCTGCTTGGTCATTGGGCATACTGGACCCGCCGAGCGGTCCAGCTCGTCGAGCGATGCCGCGCGGCCGTCGACGGGATCCCTGCCGACCTCCTCGCACTCAGCGCCGCGACGACGGACGTGAATGCGGCCATCTTCGATGCTGCCAACGGCTACCGCGGCTGCATTCCCGGCATCCATGAGGTCCTGCGCCGCCAGGGCCTCCTCGCCACCACCCGATGCCTCGACGAACGGGAACGCCTGTCACCCGGCCAGAGTCGCGAAGTCGACCGCGTACTCGCAGCGTATCCGTTTCTCAATGACGACGAGTTTGTGGCGGAGGGGCTCGATCGCTGGCTCGATCATTGA
- a CDS encoding amidohydrolase family protein: MRIDVNAFVGHYPFRRVEGGAPEQLLAAMDRVEIDQAWVGNLPAVFWRDPTEGNETLYRIAAAHDRLKPMPAVHPGLDGWREVLAEAADRGAPAVRVDPLFYGIAPLGPEMAAVATEAGRLGLPLVLAVKLEDGRQRHPNDGSADLTSAVIRGLVRLDERARFIVTHADRDCVEQVHYGSTPDEAARVLWDICWLWGPPQDDLEHLVRTIGPDRFCFGTGMPLRIPESSVAKLELLDLPHETRQTIDGGNARRFQRQ; encoded by the coding sequence ATGCGGATCGACGTCAACGCCTTCGTCGGGCACTACCCGTTTCGGCGCGTCGAAGGCGGTGCACCGGAGCAACTGCTCGCTGCCATGGATCGCGTCGAGATCGATCAGGCCTGGGTTGGCAACCTGCCCGCCGTATTCTGGCGTGACCCGACCGAAGGCAACGAAACGCTGTACCGGATCGCCGCTGCACACGACCGCCTGAAGCCGATGCCTGCTGTGCACCCCGGCCTCGACGGCTGGCGGGAGGTGCTGGCGGAGGCTGCCGACCGGGGTGCTCCGGCGGTGCGAGTCGACCCGCTCTTCTACGGTATCGCTCCGCTTGGTCCGGAGATGGCGGCGGTGGCGACCGAGGCCGGTCGGCTCGGCCTGCCCTTGGTCCTGGCTGTCAAGCTGGAGGACGGGCGGCAACGGCATCCCAACGATGGCAGCGCCGACCTGACATCGGCGGTGATCAGGGGACTGGTCCGCTTGGATGAACGCGCTCGGTTCATCGTCACGCACGCCGATCGGGACTGCGTCGAGCAGGTTCACTACGGTTCGACGCCAGACGAGGCGGCACGGGTGCTCTGGGACATCTGCTGGCTCTGGGGGCCACCCCAGGACGACCTCGAGCACCTGGTGCGCACCATCGGGCCGGACCGATTCTGTTTCGGGACCGGGATGCCCCTTCGGATTCCCGAGTCGAGCGTTGCCAAGCTCGAGTTGCTGGACCTTCCGCACGAAACCCGTCAGACAATCGACGGGGGCAACGCACGGCGCTTTCAGCGTCAATGA
- a CDS encoding amidohydrolase, which produces MLIDVHAHFYHRESGRLDGPARNASRLAAGERIGISWHVASVLGSWGHTSPTYFPSPDDLDTANETLLDLTRAHPTRIKGYVCLNPNYTDHALTSIDRCAAAGMIGIKLAASRRADDPLLDPIAHEAARRGLPVLHHIWQNRRRDWPGQEASDAAELARLARRHPAATFILAHIGGGGDWLHSLHAVRALSNVMVDLSGSGVDSGMLEACVRSVGADRLLWGADLTLCTGWAKLRYLQHWLLPDQVERITWRNAASIFPPGSFGV; this is translated from the coding sequence ATGCTGATCGACGTTCACGCGCACTTCTATCATCGTGAGTCGGGCCGTCTCGACGGCCCGGCGCGTAACGCGAGTCGGCTGGCCGCCGGTGAGCGCATCGGGATCAGCTGGCATGTTGCCTCGGTGCTGGGTAGCTGGGGACACACTTCGCCGACGTACTTTCCGTCGCCTGACGATCTCGACACGGCCAACGAGACCCTGCTCGACCTGACGCGAGCCCATCCGACCCGGATCAAGGGGTACGTCTGCCTCAATCCGAATTATACGGATCACGCCCTGACCTCGATCGATCGTTGCGCGGCCGCCGGTATGATCGGCATCAAGCTCGCGGCCAGTCGCCGTGCGGACGATCCGCTGCTCGATCCGATCGCGCATGAGGCAGCGCGCCGCGGCTTGCCTGTGCTCCACCACATCTGGCAGAATCGCCGGCGAGACTGGCCCGGTCAGGAAGCGTCAGATGCCGCCGAGCTCGCGCGCCTGGCGCGGCGCCATCCCGCCGCGACCTTCATTCTGGCGCACATCGGCGGCGGGGGTGACTGGCTGCACAGCTTACATGCCGTTCGCGCGCTGTCCAACGTCATGGTCGACCTGTCCGGCAGCGGCGTCGACAGCGGGATGCTCGAGGCGTGCGTTCGATCGGTCGGCGCTGACCGGTTGCTCTGGGGTGCGGACCTGACCCTGTGCACCGGCTGGGCCAAGCTGCGGTACCTCCAGCATTGGCTGCTGCCCGATCAGGTCGAGCGGATCACCTGGCGCAATGCCGCGAGCATCTTTCCACCCGGCAGCTTCGGAGTCTGA
- a CDS encoding aminotransferase class III-fold pyridoxal phosphate-dependent enzyme produces the protein MTRLAGGTSTGSKRPEALYGAAAPSDLPIRMIRSYDAQVVAEDGRTYLDFIAALGAVSLGYAHPAVVAAAQDAVARGTVGSLAPRDEEALAARLVETIPWLEQVRFLKTGAEAVAAAVRLARAATGRDLVLGAGYHGWLDLTSDAPGVPAAVQRGFRRLPFNDSEAARHLIRKSGNALAAVVIEPVVDGAPSVEWLRVLRDETAQVGAVLIYDEIKTGFRVALGGAAERWGVVPDLAVYGKALGNGFPIAAVGGVGRVMDQVGRTWISSTLATEYVSLAAARAAVDESVRVGLPAILGRLGQRLYDGLAAIATRHPGLVAGVRGIPEMCYLAWHDPAVGAEVAIEAARRGLLFKRTAYNFVTLAHAEADIDRCLTVVAAILDERAS, from the coding sequence GTGACGCGTCTTGCCGGCGGGACTTCGACCGGAAGCAAGCGACCCGAGGCGTTGTACGGGGCGGCTGCTCCGAGCGACCTGCCGATTCGGATGATTCGCAGCTATGATGCGCAGGTCGTTGCGGAGGATGGCCGCACCTATCTCGACTTTATCGCCGCGCTTGGCGCCGTCTCACTCGGCTATGCGCATCCGGCTGTCGTGGCCGCGGCGCAGGACGCCGTGGCGCGGGGCACTGTCGGCTCGCTGGCCCCGCGTGATGAAGAGGCGCTGGCCGCCCGTCTCGTCGAGACCATTCCCTGGCTCGAGCAGGTTCGCTTCCTCAAGACAGGTGCCGAAGCCGTGGCTGCTGCAGTACGACTGGCGCGGGCAGCCACCGGGCGCGACCTTGTGCTGGGGGCAGGCTATCACGGATGGCTCGACCTGACCAGCGATGCCCCGGGGGTTCCGGCAGCTGTGCAACGCGGTTTTCGGCGACTGCCCTTCAACGACTCCGAGGCAGCGCGACACTTGATTCGGAAGAGCGGCAATGCCCTGGCAGCGGTGGTCATCGAGCCGGTCGTGGATGGGGCGCCCTCGGTCGAGTGGCTTCGTGTCCTTCGAGACGAAACGGCTCAGGTCGGAGCTGTCCTCATCTACGACGAGATCAAAACCGGCTTTCGGGTCGCGCTGGGAGGGGCGGCCGAGCGCTGGGGAGTCGTTCCCGACCTGGCAGTCTATGGCAAGGCACTCGGCAATGGGTTCCCCATCGCCGCGGTCGGGGGAGTCGGCAGGGTCATGGATCAGGTCGGCCGCACCTGGATCTCGTCGACCCTGGCCACGGAGTACGTTTCACTCGCAGCCGCTCGCGCGGCCGTCGATGAGTCGGTTCGAGTCGGGCTTCCCGCGATCCTCGGCCGGCTGGGCCAACGTCTCTACGACGGGCTTGCGGCCATCGCGACCCGGCATCCCGGTCTGGTAGCTGGGGTACGCGGCATTCCGGAGATGTGTTATCTCGCCTGGCACGACCCAGCCGTTGGTGCGGAGGTCGCCATCGAGGCGGCACGGCGGGGCCTGCTGTTCAAGCGCACCGCGTACAACTTCGTCACGCTGGCGCACGCCGAGGCTGACATCGATCGGTGCCTGACGGTCGTCGCTGCGATTCTGGACGAACGGGCGAGCTGA